From Apus apus isolate bApuApu2 chromosome 13, bApuApu2.pri.cur, whole genome shotgun sequence, a single genomic window includes:
- the BRD8 gene encoding bromodomain-containing protein 8 isoform X2 has translation MAAGTGKHKLLSAGPTEPWSIREKLCLASSVMRSGDQNWVSVSRAIKPFAEPGRPPDWFSQKHCASQYSELLETTETPKRKRGEKGEVVETVEDVIVRKLTAERVEELKKIIKETQEKYRQLKKDAELIQAGHMDNRLEELCNEIMIKKKMEEEEAEVKRKATDAAYQARQAIKNPPRRLTGVMVRSPAGSTSPGGDYSLGDLSQPAVDEASPGVTPGTLPSTPVASFIGIPDTPPGSAPLDTPMTPVTDDSPQKKMLGQKATPPPSPLLSELLKKGSLLPTSPRLVSENEMAVASGHINSSGVLLEVGSVLPVLHSGEMQSAPGAVPASPAASGAPTLSRLLEAGPAQFTSPLASFSAVASEPPAKLLPPPVEPVSQATIVMMPTLSAPSVVPPAAAPDSVATVSQPETCVSMEAISDSHTVTVSMDSSEISMIIDSIKKECLGSAAGSAAGSSKDHCIDGKEDLDLAEKMDIAVSYTGEELDFDTVGNIIAIIEDKGDDHPEVLDAAVVEAALSSFCEDTDDPQTLPGPWEHSIRQEHEKQAQIAQVSVTVKQERLECEEPEAKGIRDLMGIGELGSEIKTEPAEQEQNQLVPEETIPATPRVTETPELRSQEIEEDQRAAVAAGEPSEIEIELVKGEDAVHNAVKTETPPDDDSSPPQVPNVSEDSSQADVQHKFELSESMKEEAQALFRSQMKDGQGEEDDEDGASEAASLEEPKEEDQGEGYLSEMDNEPPVSESDDGFSVHNAPLQSHTLADSIPSSPASSQFSVCSEDQEAIQAQKIWKKAIMLVWRAAANHRYANVFLQPVTDDIAPGYHSIVQRPMDLSTIKKNIENGLIRTTAEFQRDIMLMFQNAVMYNSSDHDVYHMAVEMQRDVLEQIQQFLATQLIMQTSESGISAKSLRGRDSTRKQDASEKDSVPMGSPAFLLSLFDGGTRGRRCAIEADMKMKK, from the exons ATGGCGGCGGGGACGGGCA AGCACAAGCTGCTGAGCGCCGGCCCCACCGAGCCCTGGTCCATCCGCGAGAAGCTCTGCTTGGCCTCCTCCGTCATGCGCAGCGGGGACCAGAACTG GGTCTCAGTCAGCAGAGCTATCAAGCCTTTTGCAGAGCCAGGACGCCCACCTGACTGGTTTTCCCAGAAG cACTGTGCATCTCAGTATTCAGAGCTCTTGGAGACTACAGAGACCCCAAA GAGAAAACGTGGCGAGAAGGGAGAAGTTGTAGAAACTGTGGAAGATGTTATTGTGCGGAAACTGACGGCAGAACGAGTTGAGGAgttgaagaaaattattaaagaaacaCAGGAGAAGTACAG GCAACTCAAGAAGGATGCAGAGCTGATCCAGGCCGGACACATGGATAACAGACTGGAGGAGCTGTGCAATGAGATTATGAT aaagaaaaaaatggaggaggaggaggcagaagtcAAAAGGAAGGCTACAGATGCTGCTTACCAGG CTCGTCAGGCCATCAAGAATCCACCACGACGATTGACGGGTGTGATGGTTCGTTCCCCTGCAGGCTCAACCTCCCCAGGGGGAGACTATTCCCTGGGAGATCTGTCTCAGCCTGCTGTGGATGAGGCCAGTCCAGGG gtCACTCCAGGGACATTGCCCAGCACCCCAGTTGCCTCCTTCATTGGAATCCCTGACACccctccaggctctgctcccctggATACCCCCATGACCCCAGTCACTGATGATTCACCCCAGAAAAAGATGCTAGGACAAAAAGCAACTCcgcctccttcccctctgctgtcAGAGCTGTTGAAGAAGGGCAGTCTCCTGCCCACAAGCCCCAGGCTG GTCAGTGAAAACGAAATGGCAGTGGCTTCTGGTCACATAAACAGCTCAGGAGTCCTGCTGGAGGTAGGAAGCGTCCTCCCAGTGCTGCACAGTGGGGAAATGCAGTCGGCACCTGGTGCTGTCcctgcatctcctgctgcttcag GTGCTCCTACGCTTTCCCGGCTTTTAGAAGCTGGTCCTGCACAGTTCACCTCACCTCTTGCTTCCTTCTCCGCTGTTGCCAGCGAACCTCCAGCTAAGCTCCTGCCACCCCCCGTAGAGCCTGTGTCGCAGGCAACCATTGTCATGATGCCCACGCTGTCAGCACCGTCGGTtgtgccaccagctgcagctccagacaGCGTAGCCACAG TGAGCCAGCCAGAAACCTGTGTTTCCATGGAGGCAATATCTGATTCCCATACTGTGACAGTGTCCATGGACAGCAGTGAAATCTCCATGATCATTGATTCCATCAAGAAAGAGTGCCTAGGTTCTGCGGCTGGCAGCGCTGCAGGATCTTCCAAAGATCACTGCATTGATGGGAAAGAAGACCTGGATTTGGCTGAGAAAATGGATATTGCAGTGTCCTATACAGGAGAAGAGCTGGACTTCGATACAGTTGGAAATATTATAGCCATCATTGAGGACAAG GGAGATGACCACCCTGAAGTCCTGGATGCTGCAGTTGTTGAGGctgctctgtcttctttctgcGAAGACACCGATGACCCTCAGACACTTCCTGGCCCATGGGAACACTCAATTCGTCAGGAGCATGAGAAGCAGGCCCAGATAGCCCAAGTGTCTGTGACTGTGAAGCAGGAGAGACTGGAGTGTGAGGAGCCAGAGGCAAAGGGAATTCGAGACCTAATGGGCATTGGCGAGCTGGGATCAGAAATAAAGACTGaacctgcagagcaggagcagaatCAGCTGGTCCCTGAGGAGACCATCCCAGCAACTCCAAGAGTGACAGAAACACCAGAGCTTAGAAGTCAAGAGATAGAAGAGGATCAAAGAGCAGCTGTAGCAGCAGGAGAGCCTTCTGAAATTGAGATAGAATTGGTCAAGGGAGAAGACGCAGTGCACAATGCAGTGAAGACAGAG aCCCCACCTGATGATGATTCATCCCCTCCACAAGTCCCAAATGTGAGTGAAGACTCCTCACAGGCTGATGTTCAGCACAAATTTGAGCTGTCAG aGTCAATGAAGGAGGAGGCCCAAGCCCTGTTTAGGAGTCAGATGAAG GATGGACAGGGTGAAGAGGATGATGAGGACGGAGCCAGTGAGGCTGCCAGTTTGGAGGAACCCAAAGAAGAAGATCAGGGAGAGGGATATCTATCAGAGATGGATAATGAGCCCCCTGTGAGTGAGAGTGATGATGGCTTCAGTGTCCATAATGCACCTTTGCAGTCTCACACACTAGCTGACTCCATCCCCAGCAGCCCGGCCTCCTCGCAGTT ctcAGTGTGCAGTGAGGATCAGGAAGCAATACAGGCCCAGAAGATCTGGAAGAAAGCCATCATGCTAgtttggagagcagcagctAATCACAG GTATGCCAACGTCTTCCTGCAGCCTGTAACCGACGATATTGCACCAGGCTACCACAGCATTGTGCAGAG GCCAATGGATTTGTCTACCATCAAAAAGAACATTGAGAATGGGTTGATACGAACCACAGCTGAGTTCCAGCGTGATATCATGCTGATGTTTCAAAATGCAGTTATGTACAACAGCTCTGACCATGATGTGTACCACATGGCTGTGGAGATGCAACGAGATGTCCTGGAGCAGATCCAG CAATTTCTGGCCACACAGCTGATCATGCAAACATCAGAGTCAGGAATCAGTGCAAAGAGCCTGCGTGGGCGAGACTCCACTCGCAAGCAAGATGCTTCAGAGAAG GACAGTGTCCCAATGGgctctcctgccttccttctctctctcttt GACGGAGGCACCAGAGGGCGTCGCTGTGCCATCGAGGCGGACATGAAGATGAAGAAATGA
- the BRD8 gene encoding bromodomain-containing protein 8 isoform X1 produces the protein MAAGTGKHKLLSAGPTEPWSIREKLCLASSVMRSGDQNWVSVSRAIKPFAEPGRPPDWFSQKHCASQYSELLETTETPKRKRGEKGEVVETVEDVIVRKLTAERVEELKKIIKETQEKYRQLKKDAELIQAGHMDNRLEELCNEIMIKKKMEEEEAEVKRKATDAAYQARQAIKNPPRRLTGVMVRSPAGSTSPGGDYSLGDLSQPAVDEASPGVTPGTLPSTPVASFIGIPDTPPGSAPLDTPMTPVTDDSPQKKMLGQKATPPPSPLLSELLKKGSLLPTSPRLVSENEMAVASGHINSSGVLLEVGSVLPVLHSGEMQSAPGAVPASPAASGAPTLSRLLEAGPAQFTSPLASFSAVASEPPAKLLPPPVEPVSQATIVMMPTLSAPSVVPPAAAPDSVATVSQPETCVSMEAISDSHTVTVSMDSSEISMIIDSIKKECLGSAAGSAAGSSKDHCIDGKEDLDLAEKMDIAVSYTGEELDFDTVGNIIAIIEDKGDDHPEVLDAAVVEAALSSFCEDTDDPQTLPGPWEHSIRQEHEKQAQIAQVSVTVKQERLECEEPEAKGIRDLMGIGELGSEIKTEPAEQEQNQLVPEETIPATPRVTETPELRSQEIEEDQRAAVAAGEPSEIEIELVKGEDAVHNAVKTETPPDDDSSPPQVPNVSEDSSQADVQHKFELSESMKEEAQALFRSQMKDGQGEEDDEDGASEAASLEEPKEEDQGEGYLSEMDNEPPVSESDDGFSVHNAPLQSHTLADSIPSSPASSQFSVCSEDQEAIQAQKIWKKAIMLVWRAAANHRYANVFLQPVTDDIAPGYHSIVQRPMDLSTIKKNIENGLIRTTAEFQRDIMLMFQNAVMYNSSDHDVYHMAVEMQRDVLEQIQQFLATQLIMQTSESGISAKSLRGRDSTRKQDASEKDSVPMGSPAFLLSLFTEEYSRRGSMSARGRGQRIKGSSQLAFCSWKGAVRRN, from the exons ATGGCGGCGGGGACGGGCA AGCACAAGCTGCTGAGCGCCGGCCCCACCGAGCCCTGGTCCATCCGCGAGAAGCTCTGCTTGGCCTCCTCCGTCATGCGCAGCGGGGACCAGAACTG GGTCTCAGTCAGCAGAGCTATCAAGCCTTTTGCAGAGCCAGGACGCCCACCTGACTGGTTTTCCCAGAAG cACTGTGCATCTCAGTATTCAGAGCTCTTGGAGACTACAGAGACCCCAAA GAGAAAACGTGGCGAGAAGGGAGAAGTTGTAGAAACTGTGGAAGATGTTATTGTGCGGAAACTGACGGCAGAACGAGTTGAGGAgttgaagaaaattattaaagaaacaCAGGAGAAGTACAG GCAACTCAAGAAGGATGCAGAGCTGATCCAGGCCGGACACATGGATAACAGACTGGAGGAGCTGTGCAATGAGATTATGAT aaagaaaaaaatggaggaggaggaggcagaagtcAAAAGGAAGGCTACAGATGCTGCTTACCAGG CTCGTCAGGCCATCAAGAATCCACCACGACGATTGACGGGTGTGATGGTTCGTTCCCCTGCAGGCTCAACCTCCCCAGGGGGAGACTATTCCCTGGGAGATCTGTCTCAGCCTGCTGTGGATGAGGCCAGTCCAGGG gtCACTCCAGGGACATTGCCCAGCACCCCAGTTGCCTCCTTCATTGGAATCCCTGACACccctccaggctctgctcccctggATACCCCCATGACCCCAGTCACTGATGATTCACCCCAGAAAAAGATGCTAGGACAAAAAGCAACTCcgcctccttcccctctgctgtcAGAGCTGTTGAAGAAGGGCAGTCTCCTGCCCACAAGCCCCAGGCTG GTCAGTGAAAACGAAATGGCAGTGGCTTCTGGTCACATAAACAGCTCAGGAGTCCTGCTGGAGGTAGGAAGCGTCCTCCCAGTGCTGCACAGTGGGGAAATGCAGTCGGCACCTGGTGCTGTCcctgcatctcctgctgcttcag GTGCTCCTACGCTTTCCCGGCTTTTAGAAGCTGGTCCTGCACAGTTCACCTCACCTCTTGCTTCCTTCTCCGCTGTTGCCAGCGAACCTCCAGCTAAGCTCCTGCCACCCCCCGTAGAGCCTGTGTCGCAGGCAACCATTGTCATGATGCCCACGCTGTCAGCACCGTCGGTtgtgccaccagctgcagctccagacaGCGTAGCCACAG TGAGCCAGCCAGAAACCTGTGTTTCCATGGAGGCAATATCTGATTCCCATACTGTGACAGTGTCCATGGACAGCAGTGAAATCTCCATGATCATTGATTCCATCAAGAAAGAGTGCCTAGGTTCTGCGGCTGGCAGCGCTGCAGGATCTTCCAAAGATCACTGCATTGATGGGAAAGAAGACCTGGATTTGGCTGAGAAAATGGATATTGCAGTGTCCTATACAGGAGAAGAGCTGGACTTCGATACAGTTGGAAATATTATAGCCATCATTGAGGACAAG GGAGATGACCACCCTGAAGTCCTGGATGCTGCAGTTGTTGAGGctgctctgtcttctttctgcGAAGACACCGATGACCCTCAGACACTTCCTGGCCCATGGGAACACTCAATTCGTCAGGAGCATGAGAAGCAGGCCCAGATAGCCCAAGTGTCTGTGACTGTGAAGCAGGAGAGACTGGAGTGTGAGGAGCCAGAGGCAAAGGGAATTCGAGACCTAATGGGCATTGGCGAGCTGGGATCAGAAATAAAGACTGaacctgcagagcaggagcagaatCAGCTGGTCCCTGAGGAGACCATCCCAGCAACTCCAAGAGTGACAGAAACACCAGAGCTTAGAAGTCAAGAGATAGAAGAGGATCAAAGAGCAGCTGTAGCAGCAGGAGAGCCTTCTGAAATTGAGATAGAATTGGTCAAGGGAGAAGACGCAGTGCACAATGCAGTGAAGACAGAG aCCCCACCTGATGATGATTCATCCCCTCCACAAGTCCCAAATGTGAGTGAAGACTCCTCACAGGCTGATGTTCAGCACAAATTTGAGCTGTCAG aGTCAATGAAGGAGGAGGCCCAAGCCCTGTTTAGGAGTCAGATGAAG GATGGACAGGGTGAAGAGGATGATGAGGACGGAGCCAGTGAGGCTGCCAGTTTGGAGGAACCCAAAGAAGAAGATCAGGGAGAGGGATATCTATCAGAGATGGATAATGAGCCCCCTGTGAGTGAGAGTGATGATGGCTTCAGTGTCCATAATGCACCTTTGCAGTCTCACACACTAGCTGACTCCATCCCCAGCAGCCCGGCCTCCTCGCAGTT ctcAGTGTGCAGTGAGGATCAGGAAGCAATACAGGCCCAGAAGATCTGGAAGAAAGCCATCATGCTAgtttggagagcagcagctAATCACAG GTATGCCAACGTCTTCCTGCAGCCTGTAACCGACGATATTGCACCAGGCTACCACAGCATTGTGCAGAG GCCAATGGATTTGTCTACCATCAAAAAGAACATTGAGAATGGGTTGATACGAACCACAGCTGAGTTCCAGCGTGATATCATGCTGATGTTTCAAAATGCAGTTATGTACAACAGCTCTGACCATGATGTGTACCACATGGCTGTGGAGATGCAACGAGATGTCCTGGAGCAGATCCAG CAATTTCTGGCCACACAGCTGATCATGCAAACATCAGAGTCAGGAATCAGTGCAAAGAGCCTGCGTGGGCGAGACTCCACTCGCAAGCAAGATGCTTCAGAGAAG GACAGTGTCCCAATGGgctctcctgccttccttctctctctcttt ACAGAGGAGTACTCCAGGAGAGGCAGCATGTCAGCCAGAGGGAGAGGGCAGCGGATCAAAGGAAGCTCTCAGCTCGCCTTCTGCTCATGGAAAGGAGCTGTGCGGAGAAACTAG
- the KIF20A gene encoding kinesin-like protein KIF20A has protein sequence MAQGLASPGMFSDDDVAASPVFESTATGFGADVRKDLLSEFSAISPNLEGSQQAVSEDNNGKLKVYLRVRPLKSTEVEKGEDQGCVCIENSETLLLKAPKDSFTMRSTERGVGQAAHRFFFTQIFGPEVGQKLFFDETMKQVVKDVLNGQNWLVYTYGITNSGKTHTIQGSNKDGGILPRSLAVIFNSVGDRLYQAMDLKPSLSSEVIWLDSRQVRQEETKKQTMLRGGLWEDELLVPLKRSHSAESQLQATTSGSFDSGVAGLSSSSQLTNHSDISQTEELGPRWADLDRISLTKAEDMQFSIWVSFFEIYNEFIYDLLEPPQAGQSRKRQTLRLCEDQTGNPYVKDLNWINVQDADEAWKLLKLGRKNQSFASTHMNQNSSRSHSVFSIRILHLQRGGSEVVPKISELSLCDLAGSERCKDQKSGDRMKEANNINTSLHTLGRCIAALRQNQQAKLKQTVVPFRDSKLTRVFQGFFTGRGRSCMIVNINQCASTYDETLYVAKFSAIASQLVQAPPTKLALPTIHSIIKEHNRRTSQGLEAAAKEEVESEDSEDEADVSMYEKEDLLRVVEAARELLVQERQEKLQLEMRLREEICNEMLEHMQQKEQWCSQHVDAQKEMLEELYEDKLNNLKESLTDYYQEEIQERDEKIEKLQVALQEANQKLESLNTKEKDSGQGLRRSKRVATSCTLQQELADTKAKLEHCQMELNSATAEMRKYQKLLEPPPSARPITADVDRKLEDGQKNVRLLRSELQKLGESLQSAERACCHSTSAGRLREALSTCDDILARQDQTLAELQNNMMLVKLDLRKKAACIAEQYHTVQKLQAPPASTLKKRFCANRENLQPNQPPGKKPFLHNLLSRSAPRPVAGRGWHLRSVAL, from the exons ATGGCACAAGGACTTGCCTCCCCAGGGATGTTCTCTGATGATGATGTTGCAGCCTCCCCTGTTTTTGAATCCACGGCAACAGGGTTTGGGGCTGACGTGCGCAAGGACCTGCTGTCCGAGTTCTCTGCCATCTCTCCAAATCTAGAGGGCTCCCAGCAG GCTGTGTCTGAAGACaataatggaaaattaaagGTGTATCTGAGAGTTCGACCTCTAAAATCtacagaagtggaaaaaggGGAAGACCAG GGCTGTGTCTGCATTGAGAATTCAGAGACCCTGCTTCTGAAAGCCCCTAAGGATTCCTTCACCATGCGGAGCACAGAGCGTGGAGTGGGACAAGCAGCACACAGGTTCTTTTTCACTCAG ATCTTTGGACCAGAAGTGGGGCAGAAATTGTTCTTCGATGAGACAATGAAGCAGGTGGTGAAGGATGTACTGAATGGGCAGAACTGGTTGGTCTACACCTATGGCATCACCAACTCAGGGAAGACTCACACCATTCAGG GCAGCAACAAAGATGGGGGGATTCTGCCTCGCTCCTTAGCAGTCATCTTCAACAGCGTGGGGGACCGGCTGTACCAGGCCATGGACCTGAAGCCTTCCCTCTCCAGTGAGGTGATCTGGCTGGACAGCAGGCAGGTGCGACAGGAGGAGACCAAGAAGCAGACCATGCTGAGGGGTGGTCTGTGGGAG GATGAGCTGTTAGTGCCACTGAAGAGGAGTCATAGTGCTGAATCCCAGCTCCAGGCCACCACCAGTGGTAGTTTCGACAGTGGAGTTGCTGGTCTCTCCTCATCTAGCCAACTCACCAACCATTCTGACATCAGCCAGACAGAAG AACTGGGCCCTCGCTGGGCTGATTTGGATCGCATTTCactcaccaaggcagaagacaTGCAGTTTTCCATCTGGGTCTCCTTCTTTGAGATTTACAATGAGTTCATCTATGACTTGCTAGAACCACCTCAGGCTGGTCAGAGCCGCAAGCGGCAGACGCTGCGCCTCTGTGAGGACCAGACTGGCAACCCCTATGTGAAAG ATCTGAACTGGATCAATGTCCAGGATGCAGATGAGGCTTGGAAGCTGCTGAAACTGGGTCGGAAAAACCAGAGTTTTGCTAGCACCCACATGAACCAGAACTCCAGTCGCAG TCACAGTGTCTTCTCCATTCGGATTCTGCACCTACAAAGAGGTGGCAGTGAAGTTGTTCCAAAAATCAGCGA GCTGTCCCTGTGTGACCTTGCGGGGTCAGAGCGCTGCAAGGACCAGAAAAGCGGGGACCGAATGAAGGAAGCCAACAACATCAACACCTCCCTGCACACCCTGGGCCGCTGCATCGCTGCCCTGCGCCAGAACCAGCAGGCCAA ATTGAAGCAGACTGTGGTTCCCTTCCGGGACAGCAAGTTAACCCGTGTGTTCCAGGGTTTCTTCACTGGACGTGGACGCTCTTGCATGATTGTCAACATTAACCAGTGTGCATCTACATATGATGAAACTCTGTATGTAGCCAAGTTCTCAGCCATTGCAAGCCAG CTTGTTCAGGCACCTCCCACAAAGCTGGCACTTCCAACCATACACTCCATCATCAAAGAGCACAACAGGCGAACCAGTCAGGGTCtagaggcagcagcaaaggaagaagtGGAATCAGAAGACAGTGAGGATGAAGCAGATGTCTCCATGTATGAGAAGGAG GATTTGCTGCGTGTCGTGGAAGCTGCTCGAGAGCTGCTGGTGCAAGAGCGGCAGGAGAAACTGCAGCTAGAAATGCGCCTCCGTGAGGAGATCTGCAATGAGATGCTGGAGCACATGCAACAGAAGGAGCAGTGGTGCAG CCAACATGTAGATGCTCAGAAGGAGATGCTGGAAGAACTGTATGAGGATAAACTGAATAACCTGAAGGAGTCACTGACCGACTATTACCAGGAGGAGATCCAG GAGCGTGATGAGAAGATTGAGAAGCTCCAAGTTGCTCTGCAGGAGGCAAACCAAAAGTTGGAGAGCCTGAATACTAAGGAAAAGGACTCTGGGCAAGGCTTGCGTCGATCAAAGCGAGTGGCTACCTCATGtactctgcagcaggagctggcagataCGAAAGCCAAGCTGGAGCATTGTCAAATGGAGTTAAATTCTGCAACAGCAG AGATGCGCAAGTACCAGAAATTACTGGAGCCACCTCCCTCTGCCAGACCCATCACTGCGGATGTGGACAGGAAGCTGGAAGATGGACAGAAG AATGTCAGATTGCTGCGTTCAGAGTTACAAAAGCTTGGGGAGTCTCTTCAGTCTGCGGAGAGGGCGTGTTGCCACAGCACAAGTGCAGGGAGACTTCGAGAAGCCCTCTCCACATGTGATGACATTCTGGCTAGACAG GACCAAACACTGGCAGAACTGCAGAACAACATGATGCTGGTGAAACTAGACCTGCGAAAGAAAGCAGCTTGCATTGCTGAGCAGTACCACACTGTGCAGAAGCTCCAGGCTCCCCCAGCATCTACCTTAAAGAAACGGTTCTGTGCCAACAGGGAAAACCTACAACCTAATCAGCCTCCTGGTAAAAAGCCCTTCCTGCACAACCTCCTGTCACGTTCAGCTCCCCGTCCTGTGGCTGGCAGAGGGTGGCACCTTCGTTCAGTTGCTCTATGA